Part of the Sodalinema gerasimenkoae IPPAS B-353 genome is shown below.
GATTCATAGATCTCATCACCACGGCGAGCAAATTCCTCTTTGCTGTAACGGGATTGTCGAACTGTCATTAGTATGACCTACTCTTAACTTTTGCTGTTTCAAGTATAGCTTGAGGTATCCCCACCATAAATCGAATCGGTTGATTGACGACGGGGATAACGCTACCACCTTTGTTGTTTACCCTTCTTAGACTGAACGTTTACACTATCAAAAACCCTCAAAAATGACCTTGTTAAGATTGCGATCGCACAAACGCCTGATGTTCCGAAGATTGCAGCCCCAGTTGTAGCGTATTAAGCACAGCCGCCAGATTATTTTGCAACAGTTGCGGCCGATTCAGCCATAACCCCGGAAAAACACGACTACGGAGAATCCCCTCATCATCCGGGGTAATAGACTGATAAACACCTTCTTCAAGATAAAACCAATCCAGTTGTTCATCAAAGATTTGCCAAACCAGATATTCCTGAACCCCATTGCGTCGATACACCCGTTTTTTGTCCCCTAAATCGATCGCCGCACTACTGGCTGCAATTTCAACCACCAATTCCGGGGAACCTTGAATATACCCTTCTTGATTCAGTTGAGAACTCCCCCCAGGCATTAGCAACACGCCATCGGGTTGAAACTCATTGTCGGAGTCGAGGCGAACGGTGGGTTCAATCCCCATTTCCGTAGGTGGGGTTGCCATCTTATAGGTCCACAGCAATCCCATCAAATCGGCGTGAGGCTTAGCATGAGTGGTAAACCGTAGCGGCGAGGCCATATACACAACTCCTTCAACTAATTCGGCTTTCTGATGAGGAGGCATCGCCGCGTAACGTCGCTCAAATTCTCCGTAGCTGAGGCGATCGCCGTTTTCTAAGGGTGGATAAGTCTGACTCTGAAGTACCATGGTGGTTCTGAAGTCCTAGACTGGGGACGATTCTATTATGGCAACTGAGTCGTCTAGGCCAAGAGAACATTAGGCGTGAACGGTTCATAATCCTGACCCTTTCCCGAAATCCGGTATAGTTGGGAAGGCGCAGACTGTGCCGAAGTGTTATCGAGTTAAAGGGTTCAGCCGTGGCGATCATTGCAATTGCCAGTCCGAAAGGGGGCGTAGGAAAAACCACCTCCACTATCGCACTGGGCGGATTACTTGCCCAAACCCAGAGATGTCTTGCGATTGACCTAGATCCACAGGGCAATCTGACCATGGGATTTGGCATTGAGATGGAAAAAGAACAAATCGGCAGTTACGACGTGATGACGCGTCAGGAAACCCCCGCAGAACCGATTTTAGAGACGTATATCGGCCTGGATATTTTGCCCACCGATAGCACCCTGGCGAAGGCTGAAAACGAAATTTCTGAAGATCCCAAACGCTTCTTTATCCTTAAAGAACAGTTACAAACACTTCAAGGTCGCTACACCAACATTCTCATCGACTGTCCCCCCAATTTAGGGTTGCTGACACTTAACGCCCTGGCGGCAGCGGATGCGGTGTTGGTTCCGGTGCAATGTCACTATTATTCCTTGCGGGGACTCGATCGCCTCTTTGATGAAATCTCCGATATCCGCAAAACCTATAATTTGCGACTGCGACTGCTGGGGGTGTTGCCGACGATGGCGGAAAATACCCTGATGACGCGGCGAGTCTTGGATGAACTGAAGAAACGGCATCATCAGGTGACGATTTTCAAGCCAGTTCCCAAATCCATCCAATTCGCCGAAGCCAGTTTTGTCGGCCAACCCATCCACCGCTTCAGCCGCAACCGCAAACTGATTGAACCCTATGAACGGGTGATTCGGGCGATCGCCCCTGACACCAATCAGCCTCCTAACGAGCATCTGCTTTAACAAATCCTCGGTAACTGTTCCCCACTCAATAGATCTACCGTTCGTAGGGACCCAATCTCACTCATCATGGTAACGGGGGGAGTTGTGGTGTCTGTGACGACGCCAATCTCAGCGGCCCCCTCTCCTAAACTCTCTAACGCCGCCTGGACTTGATTGGGGGGAACAATCGCGATAAAGCGGCCCTCATTGGCTAGATAGAGGGGGTCAAAGCCGAGAATTTCACAGGCCCCCTGGACATCATCGCGGACGGCGATCGCCCTCTCCTCCAGGCGAATCCCCAATTTGGCGGCCACGGCAATCTCATTCAAGGCACTGGCCAAGCCACCTCGGGTTAAATCCCGCAGACAATGTACCTCAATCCCCGCCTCCAACAGGGCCAACACCTCCGCCGCCACGGGGGCCGAATCACTTTCAATGACTGTCTCGAACATTAACCCCTCCCGCACCGCCATAATGGCAATGCCATGACGGCCAATGTCACCATTTACTAACACCACGTCTCCCACCTGGACTTGGCTGGGGGAAATGGTGCGATCGCCCGCCACAACCCCCACTCCAGCGGTATTAATAAAGATGCCATCTCCCTTCCCGCGATCGACGACCTTCGTGTCTCCTGTAACAATCTGTACCCCTGCTTTCTCAGCCGCCGCCGCCATGGATTGCACCACTTGCCAGAGAATCGACATGGGGAGGCCTTCCTCCAAAATGAACCCCGCCGTTAGGTATTGAGGCCGGGCCCCCGCCATAGCCAAATCATTGACTGTGCCATAGACGGCCATCGACCCAATATCGCCACCGGGGAAGAACAGGGGATGAACCACATAAGAATCGGTGGTTAAGGCGATGCGATCACCCTCTAGGTTCAACGTCGCCGCATCATGTTGCACCTGATCCGCAGAGCCAAACGCGGGCAGAAAGACCTGATTAATCAGGTGTTGCATCAACCGTCCCCCTCCTCCATGGGCCAATAAAACATGGGGATATTGCTGAATTGGCAGGGGACAGGACCCGGATGTGACGTCAAAATCACTCATCTTCTTAATAAATTTTTATATACAAATCTTATTTATCGTAACAAATAAATTGGGAGGATTTTTGTAAATTAACTTAAGTTTTAGTTGATTTTCTTCCATATACTGCTCACAATAGATGCAGTTCTAGTCGTTACGTTCAAGGAAGAAAAACAACCAATGTGTTACTTAAGGCAATCTTAAAGATTTCCTAATCTTTCCGTTAAAAAACAGTAGCACAGATAGCTGATTTATACATCCAACCCTGAGGGCGATCGCGCCAAGACTCGAACCTACGCTCCATTTGCTCCCGAGCGCGATCGCCCCACTCCCACCGCAACCTGAGGAAACACGAATGACTGCCACCCGTACCTCACCCCCAGCGAAATCTACCGAAAAAGCCAAAACCCAAGACGGCAAACCCGATAAACGCTTCAAAGTTCTAGACATCACAATGAAGCGCAACCAATATCGACAGGATGCGCTCATCGAAATCCTCCACAAAGCCCAAGAAGCCTTTGGTTTTCTTGAAGAAGATGTCCTAAGCTACATTGCCCATAAATTGCAACTGCCCCTCTCCCAAGTCTACGGCGTTGCCACCTTCTACCATCTCTTTTCCCTCAAACCCAGCGGGGCCCATACCTGCGTCGTCTGTTTGGGAACCGCCTGCTACGTCAAAGGCGGCGGCGACATCCTCAAAGCCGTCGAAGAGGATGTGGGTATCGCCGCCGGGGAAACCACCGAAGACGGGCAAGTATCCATCGTCACCGCTCGTTGCATTGGTGCCTGTGGCATTGCCCCAGCCGTTGTCTATGACGGCAAAGTCGCCGGCCAGCAAACCCCCGAACAAACCTGCGATCGCATTCATGGCTGGAAACAAGCAGACAGCTAACCCCACCTCCCCAGCCAGTACGACATCCTTAATGATTAACCGCCATGGAACGAGCTGAACTCCTCGAACAGGCTACCGTAGCCAAACAAGCCCAAAAACGCATCCGCATCCATTGTTGCACCTCCACCGGTTGCCAAGCCTCCCAATCCCTCGACGTTAAAAAACAACTCGACAACGCCATCAAAACCCACAACCTCGGCGATACCGTTGAAGCCGTTGGCGTCGGCTGCATGGGTTTCTGTGGCCAAGGGCCGATGGTGGAAATCGAAGACGCCGACTCCCCCGCAGAGAAAAAACACTATCAAAAAGTCACCCCCGAACAAGCCGAAAGCATCATCGGCAGTCTCAACGGTTCCGGCGAGGCCGATGCCATCGAAGGAGATCCCAACCATCCCTTCTTTAGCCGTCAACTCCTCATCGTCCGCGAACATAGCGGCCGCATCGATCCCGAACGCATCGACGAATATCTAGCCGTCGGCGGCTACCAAGCCCTGCATCACGCCATCTATGAAATGTCCCCGGCTGACGTGGTGCAAGAAATCACCCAATCCGGACTGCGGGGACGAGGGGGTGCAGGCTATCCCACCGGCTTAAAATGGGCCACCGTCGCCAAAATGCCCCCCGGACAGAAATACATCATCTGTAACGCCGACGAGGGAGATCCTGGGGCGTTTATGGATCGCAGTGTCCTCGAAAGTGACCCCCACCGTATTTTAGAAGGGATGGCGATCGCCGGCTACGCCGTTGGCGCAACCCAAGGCTACATCTACGTTCGCGCCGAATATCCCCTAGCCATCACCCGCCTGCAAAAAGCCATCCAGCAAGCCAAACGCAAACATTGCCTCGGGGCGCAAATCTTCGACTCCCCCGTAGACTTCACCATCGAAATTCGCGTCGGTGCCGGGGCCTTCGTTTGTGGCGAAGAAACCGCCCTCATCGCCTCCGTCGAAGGCGGACGAGGCAACCCTCGCCCCCGCCCCCCCTATCCCGCCGTCTCAGGATTACACGGCTGTCCGACGCTCATCAACAACGTGGAAACCCTGGGCAACATCTCCCCCATCATCCGCAATGGGGCCGAGTGGTTCGCCGGCATTGGCACCGAACGCAGCAAAGGCACTAAAATCTTCTCCCTCACCGGCAAAATCCGCAACAACGGACTGATTGAAGTTCCCATGGGCATTACCCTCCGAGAAATTGTCGAAGAGATGGGAGGCGGCGTTCCTGGTGCTAATAACGTCAAAGCCATTCAAACCGGTGGCCCCTCCGGCGGTTGCATTCCCGATCGCGAACTCGACACCCCCGTCGATTATGACTCCCTGCGGGAACTCGGGTCGATGATGGGGTCAGGAGGCATGGTGGTCATGGACGACGACACCAGCATGGTACAAGTCGCCCAGTTTTACATGGAATTTTGCCGAGGCGAAACCTGTGGCAAGTGCATCCCCTGTCGCGCCGGAACCGTACAGATGTATCAACTTCTCACCAAACTCCTAGACGAGAAAGCCACGAAACGGGACTTAGATCGACTCAAAGAACTCTGCGGCATGGTTCAAGCCACCAGTCTCTGTGGCTTAGGCCAAACCGCCCCCAACCCCGTCCTCAGCACCCTCCATTACTTTGAACAAGAGTACCTAGACCTCCTACAACCCGATCCCATCACCGTCGCCGCCGCTAACAGAGGCTAACCCTCCTGGGAGCCTACTGCCTAAGCGATGCGTTCCGGCAAGTTTGAATCGATGGGTCTGGGTCACAACCTGAACTGATGCCGGAACACATCCTACCCCTGTTCCCTGTTCCCTGTTCCCTATTCCCTATTCCCTATCCCCTATGTCTGTCGTCACCCTCAAAATCAACGATATCGATGTCGCGGCCGAAGCCGGTAAAACCGTCCTCGATGCTGCACGTGAAGCGGGAATCCGCATTCCCACCCTCTGCCATCTTGATGGCGTCTCTGATGTGGGCGCTTGTCGTCTCTGTTTAATTGAAATCAAAGGGATTCCCAAACTCCTCCCCGCCTGTGTCACGGAAGTGAGCGAGGGGATGGAAGTCACCACCCACACCCCCCAGTTGGATGAGTATCGCCGCATGACCGTGGAAATGCTCTTTTCCGAAGGGAATCATGTTTGCGCCGTCTGTGTCGCCAACGAGAACTGTGAATTGCAAGATGTGGCCATCGAAGTGGGGATGGATCACAGTCGCTTTACCTATCGCTTCCCGGAACGGGGGGTTGATATCTCCCATCCCCAATTTGGCATCGACCATAACCGCTGTATTCTCTGCACCCGTTGCGTGCGCGTCTGTGATGAAATCGAAGGCGCTCATGTTTGGGATGTGGCAGGACGGGGGGCCGCCGCGAAGGTGGTGACGGGGTTGAACCAACCCTGGGGAGATGTGGAGGCTTGCACCGCTTGCGGCAAATGTGTGGATGCTTGCCCCACGGGGTCGATTTTCCGTAAGGGAAGTACGGCTTCGGAACTCGATCGTGATCGCGGCAAACTGGAATTTTTAGTCAAAGCACGGGAAGAAAATCAATGGACACGGTAAACAAGAAAGTAAAACTGGCAACGATTTGGCTGGCCGGCTGTTCCGGTTGTCATATGTCCTTCCTGGACTTGGACGAATGGCTGTTTGAACTGGCCAAGTTCGCCGACATTGTCTATAGTCCCGTTGCTTCGGATATCAAGGACTATCCCGAGGATGTGGATGTCTGTCTAGTGGAAGGGGCGGTGGCCAATGAGGAAAACCTGGAACTGTTGTACAAAGTTCGCCAACGCACCAAGTTTGTCATTTCCTTCGGGGACTGTGCGGTAACAGCTAACGTCCCAGCGATGCGCAATATGTTAGGGAGTTCTGAACCGGTTCTCAAACGCTGCTACCTAGAACTCGGGGATAAAACTGCTCAATTGCCCCACGAACCAGGGATTGTCCCAGAATTGCTCGATCGCGTCCGCCCAATTCATGAGTTAGTGGAGATTGACCTATTTATCCCCGGTTGTCCCCCCTCGGCCCCTCGCATCCAAGCGGCGATCGAACCGCTGCTGAAAGGGGAACGGCCAGTGATGGAAGGGCGATCGATGATTAAGTTCGGCTAGATACCTGCCACCCCCTGGGAGGGGCTAAGAGGGCGACCACAAGGGTACGCCCCTACGTCCTTTCTTCTCCCCCCTGTTCCCTGTTCCCTGTTCCCTTCTTTTTCACCATGAGTAAAACCATTGTTATTGATCCCGTCACCCGCATCGAGGGTCACGCCAAAATCTCCATCTTTCTCAACGATGCCGGAGATGTCGATGACGCTCGTTTCCATGTCGTGGAATTTCGCGGCTTTGAAAAATTCTGTGAAGGTCGTCCTATGTTCGAGATGGCCGGTATTACCGCCCGTATTTGTGGAATTTGTCCCGTCAGCCATCTTTTGGCCGCTGCCAAGACGGGCGATAAAATCCTAGCGGTGCAAGTTCCCCCAGCCGGAGAAAAACTGCGGCGATTGATGAATTTGGCCCAAATCATCCAATCCCATACCCTGAGTTTCTTCCACCTCAGCAGTCCCGATTTCCTCTTGGGATGGGATAGTGACCCCGCCAAACGCAATGTTTTTGGCTTAATGGAGGCCAATCCCGATTTAGCCCGCGCGGGGATTCGGCTGCGTCAGTTTGGACAAACGGTGATTGAACTGTTGGGGGCCAAGAAAATCCATGCCGCTTGGGCAGTTCCCGGTGGAGTACGATCTCCCCTGTCGGAAGAGGGCCTGCAATGGATTCGCGATCGCCTTCCTGAATCCCGCCAAACCATCGAAACGGCCCTGGGACTATTCAAACAACTCCTCGACGACACCTTAAAAGACGAAGTTGACATCTTCGGACAATTCGACTCTCTCTTTATGAGTCTCGTCGCCCCCGATGGAACCTGGGAACATTACGGCGGTCATATTCGCTTCGTCGATAGTCAGGGCAATATCGTTGCCGACGGCTTGCGGGAAGAAGACTATCAAGACTTCCTCGATGAAGCCGTCGAACCCTGGTCTTATCTCAAATTCCCCTATTACAAACCCATGGGCTATCCTGATGGGATGTATCGCGTTGGACCCTTGGCGCGGTTGAACGTGTGCGATCGCATAGGAACCCCTGACGGCGATCGCGAATTACAAGAATTTCGCCAACGGGCAGGCGGCCGCTGTGCCACCTCCTCCTTCATGTACCACTACGCCCGTCTCCTAGAGGTTCTCGCCTGTATCGAACGCATCGAACAGTACGTAGACGACCCGGATTTACTCTCCTCCCGTTGTCGCGCCAAAGCCGAGATTAACAACCTAGAAGGAGTCGGAGTTAGCGAAGCCCCTCGCGGAACCCTATTTCATCATTACAATGTAGACGAGAACGGTCTGATTGAGAAAGTCAACCTGATCATCGCCACGGGACAAAACAACCTGGCCATGAACAAAACCGTTACCCAGATTGCCCAACATTACATCCATAACAACGATGTCGCCGAGGGCTTTCTCAACCGAGTCGAAGCCGGAATCCGCAACTTCGACCCCTGTCTGAGTTGTTCGACTCACGCCGTCGGTCAAATGCCCCTCCATATCGAACTTCTCGCCCCCGATAAAACCGTCATCAACACCATCTACCGCGACTAATCCCCAGGGGTACATTCCAGCACGTAGGGGCACCTCTTAGGGCAAACCACTTGCGAAGTACCCCTACAACCTATCCCCTCCTAGGAGGGGTGCCCGGAGGGCGGGGTGGGTTGTCCCTGTTCCCTGTTCCCTTCTTTTGCCTCTTGCCTCTTGCCTTTTCCCCCATGCCCAAAGAAAACCTCTACCTCTGTATGGGGTCAGCCTGTCACCAGTTGGGGGTGTACGAAGTTCTCCCCCGGCTACAGTCTTTAATGAAAGACTATGACCTCGAAGACACCGTAGAACTCAAAGGTTCCTTTTGCCTAGAAACCTGTAGCTACGGCATTGTCATGAAATTTAAAGAGGAGCATTTCGTAGATATCAACCCGCAAAATATCGACGACAAATTTATCGGCGAAATTCTCCCGACCATCCAAAAAGCCCTAGAACAAAATTCCTCCCCCTCCTAACCGCTGTGTCCTTCGAGGGCGCGCCACTTGCGGTTCGCCCCCACGTGGTTCCTCTTCCTCCTCTTCAACCATGCAAGAACAAACCCAAAACCATATCTGGCAACTCCTCTGGGAATATGACCCCAACGGACTCATTGCCGTCGACTCCAACTTCACCATTGTTTTGGTGAATCCTGCCTTTTGCCGGATGTTTGGGGTTGAGGGACCCGAAATTCTCGGCAAACCTGCTAGTAGCATCTTGGGCAATATCGAGCATTTTCAAAAAGTCTGGAACAGCCAACAGGTAATTCGAGGGATTGAACGGGAATATAGCCATCCCAAACTCTATTTGCGAGAAGTGGTGTTTCCCATTCCTGAAGAAAAAATTATCGCCTGTATTATGGTCGATATTAGTCAGGACTATCAGCGGCGACAGGAACTGCAACATCTCAAAACTGAAACAGTCTTAAATGTCCGCGAAGTCGTTGACAATCAAATGAAAGTTGCCCAAGAAATTGCCGGACTCCTGGGAGAGACAACGGCTGAAACCAAGGTTAGCTTGTTGAAAATCATCGAAGCGGTTGAGCAGGAAATGGTTTGATATGACTCAATCTAATACCGTGCGTGCGGATAACTTTTTTGATATTTGTCACCTGAGCCTTAATAAACAAGGAGAAGAACTTTGTGGGGACAAGGTTAAATTTATTAAAACTGAAACTAAAACTACAATTGTTTTATCCGATGGCTTAGGAAGTGGCGTCAAAGCCAATATCTTAGCAACTCTAACCAGCGAAATCCTCATCACGATGCTGAATGCGGATGTTGCCCTAGAAGCGGTGATGGAAACGGTAATTGGAACTTTGCCAATTTGCCAAGTTCGTAAAATCGCCTATGCAACATTTACTGTCATTCAGATTGACAATATAACGAATGATTTTCGGGTCATAAATTTTGACAATCCACCTATATTTTACTTCCGAAAAGGGCGAATTGTCAAACCCGAACCTCGTATCGATCGCATTCTGAACCGCAAAATTCATGTCGTTGAAGGAACCTTGCAGCGAGGCGACTTTCTCGGGGCGATTAGCGACGGGGTTCTCTATGCTGGACTTGGGGACACGATGAACTTCGGCTGGGGGTGGGAGAACATCGCCAAATACATGGAACGTCTGTTTGTCCATGATGCCCCCACAGCCCGCAGTCTCTTGGATAAAGTCCTCGGGGAAACGCGGCGACTCTATCGGGATAAAATTGGCGATGATGCCTCTCTGGTGGGGGTGTATGTCCGTCGTCGTAACCCGCTGATGATTTTCACAGGCCCGCCGTTAGACCCCAGTCAGGATGACACTTTTGCAGAACGATTTTTGAATTTTCCAGGACGTAAAGCCCTTTGTGGGGGAACCACCGGTAACATTGTCGCCAACTATATGGGTGAGACGGTGGAGATGGATATTTCGACAATGCGGAAAGAACTTCCCCCGATTGGTATTCTCGATGAGGTCAATTTGGTAACGGAGGGGATTTTGACCATTTCTAAAGCCACAGAACTCCTCAAAAAATGTCATTGTGATTTAGATCGCTTACCCTTTGACCGCAATGGGGCCGTGTTACTGGCCCGGGAGATTCTGGAGGCGGATTCCATCTTTTTCTTGGTGGGACAACAAATTAATGAGTTTTACCAAAATCCTCTCCTGCCGAAAAATATCTCTATCCGTCGCAGTTTAGTCGAGGAGTTGGTGCAACTGTTGCGAGACAATCAGAAGGAAGTGGATTTAGAATATTGTTAAATAGAGAGGGCTATTTTGCCGAGCTTGGGTTGGTTTCTTGGTGATCGGTTTGGCAGAAATTTGAGCGAATTTATGACTTAATTGGAGGTAGATGTTCGCTCCCAGACTGACGTTTCCTCAATTCAAACTCATGTTCGAGTTCGATATTTAAGAAATAGTTTAATAAGGTCCGAATAATGGCGATCGCCCCAAGTCGAATCAACGTATCCGTTTTGGGGGCAATGGTCGTTGCTAGAATATCAGCCCCCAATTGAAATTCCAGGGCTAAAGCCAACCAAACCCCAAACCGTATCCGCAGTTGGATAAAGAGAAATTCATCATATTGAAATTCAGAAAATCTCAACCCCAGTTGAATCGTTTTGACGATTCCCAAAAAAACGCATAATACGGAAATTGCCTCTAGGAATAGTTTTCCCAGAGACACGACTCCAGATAATCCAGATTCGAGAAGATGTATCGATTCCATCACCATGAAAAATCCAATGTTAATATCCCATTGCTATATTGCCCACATTGTTCATAGAGTTTTACCCTGGGATTTATTGACTGAATAATGTTAATATCAGATTTTATCTATCTCCCTCTATCTCTATAGCAGTTTAGAGGTGACCCTTGAGCGTCAACCGTTACAAAATACGGATTTTGTCAGGATTTTTTGATGGTTCGCGTTCACCGATGGACGAACGGCGGAGTTGAGGGAAGACGGCGGTCTCTCAACAGCTCGGGGAGAAACACGATATCCTGGAGGGGTAGCCGCTGCTGTACCTCTGAACTGACAAGACGTTCATGAACGACGACAACCAACTCCCGACCCGCGACACAGCCATCTACGAAGGGCAGATCCCCCCCTCGTTAGAGCGTGTGATTCCCGCGATGCGCCGCTTTGGGAAAATCAGTTTTTGGTGCCAACTGGTGTTGGGAATCATTGCGGGCTTGATTTTCTTCTTTGCGGGCTTTGTGGGGTCCAATACCGGGGAACCCAATCGCCTCAGTCCTGAAGAGGGGCCCGGACTATTTTTTGCGATCGCGGGGCTAGTGGCCTTGGCGATTGGCATGTATTGGGCGTTGCGCTATACCCAGATTGCCAAGCGTTTGGCGATTCCTGACCCTTCCCTACGGCCAACGAGATCGCAAACCCTGGGATCTCTGCAAACTGGGGTGATTATTAACCTGGTGGGGATGTTATTTAGCCTGGTAGCAGCGCAAATCATCACCGGACTGTTGATGGTGAAAGTCCTGAGTTCAGAAGGGGTGCAGTTCTCGCCAGCCGCTTTAAGTCGTTTGGTACAGCCGATTGATATTTTCGTGGTTCTGGCCAACACCAATAGCCTGTTTGCCCATTTCGTTGCCCTCAGTTGCTCTCTCTGGCTCTTACGACTGATTCAGACAATCAAACCCAACTAATCTCGGCGTTGCAGGAGAGATTCAGGGGGAATCACCTGGGGGCGATTGCGGTTTCCGTACGCTTCGCGATCGCTCTCGGACCATACCTCACGAGATGATGGGGGAGTTTGAGGGCGACGGGCCCCAGAATCGGCTTCCGGGAGTTGTGGAGGATGTTGGGATGCAGGGGGGAGATTAGCAAACCATAACGCCAACCCGAGAGTTGCCAGTAGCGGCGTTCCACAGGCCAGCGATCGCCACCACCAGGGACAGTCCAACGGTTCCTGAACCAAAACCGTCGGCGGAGGAACCGGACGAGGCTGAGGCGGTGGGGGTGGCGGTAGGGGTGGCCGAGATGGCGTGATGGGAAGCTTGGCGATGATGGAATCGGCATTCAATCCTAAGGCCGTCGCCCAAAGATGTAGCGATCCTCTTAAATAGGCAGGACTTTGAGGATAATGGGAAATATGACCCGATTCCAGGGCATGTAGATGATTAATGGGAATCCGAGTCCGGTGATGCAGTTGCACCAACGACAGATGGCGTCGACACCGTTGGGCCCGTAGATATTTCCCCAATCGGTAGAGATAGCGATTCCTCGCCGCCCGTTCCGCCTCACTCGGTTCAGGGGGAGACTGAGAAATAGGTTGAGAAATGGGTGGGCCCGAGGGTAACGCCGTGGTTAGACTTGTCTCTCTCAGGGCCAGGGCGATCGCCTCCCGACTCACCTCGTGCATGAGCATCTGGGCCGCATACCCAGCATCGCCAAACATTTCCTTTAAGCCATTTAAGGCCATTTGATAGGCAGGGGATTGCAACAGTTGTTGTTCAATCTCCCCCAGACGGCGATCGAGATTAGCCGCGGTATTCCTCGGGGAACCCCTGTTCGCAGAGTTAGATGA
Proteins encoded:
- a CDS encoding Uma2 family endonuclease, with the translated sequence MVLQSQTYPPLENGDRLSYGEFERRYAAMPPHQKAELVEGVVYMASPLRFTTHAKPHADLMGLLWTYKMATPPTEMGIEPTVRLDSDNEFQPDGVLLMPGGSSQLNQEGYIQGSPELVVEIAASSAAIDLGDKKRVYRRNGVQEYLVWQIFDEQLDWFYLEEGVYQSITPDDEGILRSRVFPGLWLNRPQLLQNNLAAVLNTLQLGLQSSEHQAFVRSQS
- a CDS encoding ParA family protein, whose product is MAIIAIASPKGGVGKTTSTIALGGLLAQTQRCLAIDLDPQGNLTMGFGIEMEKEQIGSYDVMTRQETPAEPILETYIGLDILPTDSTLAKAENEISEDPKRFFILKEQLQTLQGRYTNILIDCPPNLGLLTLNALAAADAVLVPVQCHYYSLRGLDRLFDEISDIRKTYNLRLRLLGVLPTMAENTLMTRRVLDELKKRHHQVTIFKPVPKSIQFAEASFVGQPIHRFSRNRKLIEPYERVIRAIAPDTNQPPNEHLL
- the hypE gene encoding hydrogenase expression/formation protein HypE → MSDFDVTSGSCPLPIQQYPHVLLAHGGGGRLMQHLINQVFLPAFGSADQVQHDAATLNLEGDRIALTTDSYVVHPLFFPGGDIGSMAVYGTVNDLAMAGARPQYLTAGFILEEGLPMSILWQVVQSMAAAAEKAGVQIVTGDTKVVDRGKGDGIFINTAGVGVVAGDRTISPSQVQVGDVVLVNGDIGRHGIAIMAVREGLMFETVIESDSAPVAAEVLALLEAGIEVHCLRDLTRGGLASALNEIAVAAKLGIRLEERAIAVRDDVQGACEILGFDPLYLANEGRFIAIVPPNQVQAALESLGEGAAEIGVVTDTTTPPVTMMSEIGSLRTVDLLSGEQLPRIC
- the hoxE gene encoding bidirectional hydrogenase complex protein HoxE codes for the protein MTATRTSPPAKSTEKAKTQDGKPDKRFKVLDITMKRNQYRQDALIEILHKAQEAFGFLEEDVLSYIAHKLQLPLSQVYGVATFYHLFSLKPSGAHTCVVCLGTACYVKGGGDILKAVEEDVGIAAGETTEDGQVSIVTARCIGACGIAPAVVYDGKVAGQQTPEQTCDRIHGWKQADS
- a CDS encoding NuoF family protein; this translates as MERAELLEQATVAKQAQKRIRIHCCTSTGCQASQSLDVKKQLDNAIKTHNLGDTVEAVGVGCMGFCGQGPMVEIEDADSPAEKKHYQKVTPEQAESIIGSLNGSGEADAIEGDPNHPFFSRQLLIVREHSGRIDPERIDEYLAVGGYQALHHAIYEMSPADVVQEITQSGLRGRGGAGYPTGLKWATVAKMPPGQKYIICNADEGDPGAFMDRSVLESDPHRILEGMAIAGYAVGATQGYIYVRAEYPLAITRLQKAIQQAKRKHCLGAQIFDSPVDFTIEIRVGAGAFVCGEETALIASVEGGRGNPRPRPPYPAVSGLHGCPTLINNVETLGNISPIIRNGAEWFAGIGTERSKGTKIFSLTGKIRNNGLIEVPMGITLREIVEEMGGGVPGANNVKAIQTGGPSGGCIPDRELDTPVDYDSLRELGSMMGSGGMVVMDDDTSMVQVAQFYMEFCRGETCGKCIPCRAGTVQMYQLLTKLLDEKATKRDLDRLKELCGMVQATSLCGLGQTAPNPVLSTLHYFEQEYLDLLQPDPITVAAANRG
- the hoxU gene encoding bidirectional hydrogenase complex protein HoxU; the encoded protein is MSVVTLKINDIDVAAEAGKTVLDAAREAGIRIPTLCHLDGVSDVGACRLCLIEIKGIPKLLPACVTEVSEGMEVTTHTPQLDEYRRMTVEMLFSEGNHVCAVCVANENCELQDVAIEVGMDHSRFTYRFPERGVDISHPQFGIDHNRCILCTRCVRVCDEIEGAHVWDVAGRGAAAKVVTGLNQPWGDVEACTACGKCVDACPTGSIFRKGSTASELDRDRGKLEFLVKAREENQWTR
- a CDS encoding oxidoreductase, which codes for MDTVNKKVKLATIWLAGCSGCHMSFLDLDEWLFELAKFADIVYSPVASDIKDYPEDVDVCLVEGAVANEENLELLYKVRQRTKFVISFGDCAVTANVPAMRNMLGSSEPVLKRCYLELGDKTAQLPHEPGIVPELLDRVRPIHELVEIDLFIPGCPPSAPRIQAAIEPLLKGERPVMEGRSMIKFG
- a CDS encoding Ni/Fe hydrogenase subunit alpha codes for the protein MSKTIVIDPVTRIEGHAKISIFLNDAGDVDDARFHVVEFRGFEKFCEGRPMFEMAGITARICGICPVSHLLAAAKTGDKILAVQVPPAGEKLRRLMNLAQIIQSHTLSFFHLSSPDFLLGWDSDPAKRNVFGLMEANPDLARAGIRLRQFGQTVIELLGAKKIHAAWAVPGGVRSPLSEEGLQWIRDRLPESRQTIETALGLFKQLLDDTLKDEVDIFGQFDSLFMSLVAPDGTWEHYGGHIRFVDSQGNIVADGLREEDYQDFLDEAVEPWSYLKFPYYKPMGYPDGMYRVGPLARLNVCDRIGTPDGDRELQEFRQRAGGRCATSSFMYHYARLLEVLACIERIEQYVDDPDLLSSRCRAKAEINNLEGVGVSEAPRGTLFHHYNVDENGLIEKVNLIIATGQNNLAMNKTVTQIAQHYIHNNDVAEGFLNRVEAGIRNFDPCLSCSTHAVGQMPLHIELLAPDKTVINTIYRD
- a CDS encoding (2Fe-2S) ferredoxin domain-containing protein → MPKENLYLCMGSACHQLGVYEVLPRLQSLMKDYDLEDTVELKGSFCLETCSYGIVMKFKEEHFVDINPQNIDDKFIGEILPTIQKALEQNSSPS